ATGCCTGAGAGAGTATGCCAGTCTGAAGGTCTTATCTGAGCtggatttgtgtatgtgtgtgagtctgagtgtgtgtgtctgggctggAACATGTCTGGGCTTATTCGCTTTCTCTCCGCccgttagtttttttttcactcCCTGGACAGTGTCACCCTATCAGTTGATTTCATGCTTGCCCACCCCACTCTTCCAGAGACAGCTTTGAAGAGTGGAGCATATCTGCGGCTCTCTGTCTCAGAAGCCTTTTCTCACCTGCTAGCTATCTGGGTTAGGGAATCTCTCTGTGCGGACAGGGCTGGGGTCGTGGTGATTAgtgagagcttgtgtgtgtgggtctgtgagaTGTCTGCCCCCAGTCTGAGTGGTCAGTGTTTGTGGTGTCAGGGGTACAGCGGACTGGTTCGGGGTCAGTAAGGACGGCGACGCCACACAGAAATGGCAGAGGAAGAGCCTGCGTCACTGCAGCATGCGCTACGGGAAGCTGAAGCCACAGGTGATCCGAGAGATGGACCTACCCAGCCAGGACAACATCTCCTTGACCAGCACTgagaccccaccccccctctacgTCCCCTCCTCCCAATATGGCATGCAGAAGGTACAGTATCATCATCCTCGCCAGCACCTTGAAGATGTTTGAGTTTCTCCCTCCTACCTTCACCCATCACCCTAAAGGGACAGTTTACGATTCAGATTTCTGCATTTTCGATTCGATTATTTATTGCCCTTTTCAGGAAATGTGTTGCCACCGTCAGTACAGTCACATATACCCGTTTTGACAGAGCCTCACAAACACCGAAACCTTTCCACTACCACTCCCTTTGAAACCTTCATTTGTGAATCCCTGCAACCCtgacctcctgctcctcccgtGTCTCTCCAGATCGTGGACCCGCTGGCGCGTGGCCGGGCCTTCCgcatggtggaggaggtggacggCTACAGCGTCCCCCAGACGCCCATCACCCCCGGCGCCGCCTCGCTCTGCTCCTTCACCAGCTCCCGCTCGGGCCTCAACAGGCTGCCACGGCGACGCAAGAGGGAGTCGGTGGCCAAGATGAGCTTCAGGGCCGCGGCAGCGCTTGTCAAGGTGAGCTTTTAGGGCCTCAGGGAGTTCCAGAGACGGGAGgctgcctcactgcctctctgtctctctgcctctttgcctctctgtatgtctctctgtctctctgcctctctgtctgtctgcctctctgcctctctgcctctctgcctctctgcctctctgtctgcctctctgtctgcctctctgtctgcctctctgtctctctgcctctctgtctctctgcctctctgtctgtctgcctctctgtctctctgcctctctgccttcccTCTCAAATGTTGGAAGGCATTCTCTAGTCTTTGTGCCAGGTTTGGTTGTCACTCATAGGTTtttctgtgcgtgtgttgttGTTAGACCATTGCTTGTCTGTTGCATACAGATCCAAACCATTCCCATCCAGTGCCCCTATGATCAAACACTTCAGGTGAGGTGCATGTGAGTTGGGCAAGCAGCCGTGCTCGCTCCGTCGTGTCTCCTAGTGGAGCATTAGATGtcagtccccccctcccccccccccgccctctagAACAACGCCGTGTTTCATATTTGTTCGGACAAAGGGTTAACCTCACAGTGTTGTGGGGTGCCAGTGGTGGAGACCTCTCTTAGTGTGCCATGCTGTGCCATGTTGTTCAGTGGAAAGCCCCCCTGACATGgacaagatgtgtgtgtgtgtgtgcgcgtgcgtgtgtgtgtgtgtgtgtgtgcgtgtgaattgAGGAAAGTTCTCCATAACAATCATGTCTGCCTGACTTGTGATCATTTGTGGATAtgcatgttgtgttgttaaagtACAGCAATGTGGAACTGTAGACTACAGTATTTGTCATCGTCATGGCATGAGAAAAACCCAACTGTACTTTATGTACCTACATAACTTTACAacctgtattgtgtgtgtgtgtgtctatgtgtgtgcctgtattgtacatgtgcctgtgcctgtgtgtgtgtgtgtgtgtgcatatgtggttTTAGGGGCGCTCCTTACGGGACAATACCCTGCGGCGGGCACAGAGGCGAAGTTTCACCCCTGCCAGCTTCATGGAGGAGGATGTGGTCGACTTCCCTGATGAGCTGGACACCTCGTTCTTCGCCAGGGTAATGCAACTTCCACACTGCACACGTTTGGCATGTGTGACCTCTTAAATCATGCCCGCAGAATGGAACCACAGCACAACCTAGTGGACTCTTACAGATTTGCCAGAGAAACAAAAGATCTCTGAGGGACCTATTAGTTCAGTGTTGTTCTCCTAACTGACCTGCCCGGCCCCTCCAGGACTGTATGATGCATGAGGAGTTGTCCACATACGCCGACGAGGTATTTGAGTCGCTGTCAGAGGCGTCCATCAAGGATGCGGAGCCCAGCAGTAAGCTGGAGGAGACCGAGCTGACGGGCAGCGCCCTGGACAAGACCGAGCTGGAGAGGAGCCACCTCATGCTGTAGGTGCCCCTCAAGGGGAAACACCGGCCACTGTTAGCTTCCCTCCCGGCAGACATGCAGTCACAGGCCACCGCTTACTCGGACTGACAGCGAtgcgtctccctctcctctctcagaccCCTGGAGCGAGGGTGGAGGAAGGCGAAGGAGGGCACGCCAGGGCCCCCCAAGGTGCCCCTGCGGCAGGAGGTGGTGAGCGTGAACGGCCAGAGGCGGGGTCAGCGCATCGTTGTGCCCGTCAAGAAGCTCTTCGCCCGGGAGAAGAGGCCCTACGGCCTGGGCATGGTGGGCAAGCTTACGAACCGCACGTACCGCAAGCGCATCGACAGCTACGTCAAGAGGCAGATAGAGGACATGGACGACCATAGGTGTGTTCATGCCGTACATCATCTCtagtgcccccccaccccccacacacacacccctcccccatctatCAGTTACAGTACTAGgaagcttttttgttgttgaggatCTTGACTGTTGTATTGTACTAATTTAAGGGCTTGTTTTCGATCTCCACCAGGCCTTTTTTTACATACTGGATCACTTTTGTCCACTTGTTAATCACGATCCTGGCCGTGTGCATCTATGGGATCGCACCAGTGGGGTTCTCCCAACACGAGACGGTTGATTCTGTGAGTAGTAGCGTGCTCCATGGAAGCGCTCCTCCAGGACACTTTCACTGACGTGTGTGTTGAAATGGGGTGGAGTGAAAATACTTCTCCCGTGTGCTCCTCAGGTTTTAAGAAACAAAGGCGTATATGAAAATGTCAAGTTTGTTCAACAAGAGAACTTCTGGATCGGGCCCAGCTCGGTAAGAATAGGTCTCCGTTGGCTGTCAAATGGTTTTTGGGTATTTTCAAAAGACCTTACTGTATAGCTGCATGTCATTTAAGAGCCCCTAAACTATGACAGACAGACCGCCAGAATGCTGTGTTCTGTCGTGTACCCGTACACAATATGTTCACTTGGCTGTCGTATCTCCATCAGGAGTCTCTCATCCACCTGGGGGCCAAGTTCTCTCCCTGCATGCGCCAGGACCAACAGGTGCACAGCTTGATCAGGGAAAAGAGAGCCATCGAACGCAACTCTGCATGCTGCGTGCGCAATGACCGCTCAGGCTGTGTCCAAACCTCAGAGGAGGAGTGCTCTGTGAgtccctcaccacacacacacagacacagacagacacgcacacacacacacacacacaaagaaacgcaggcacttacacacacacacacacaaacacagacagacacacaaagacacacacagacacttacacacacacactcaaactcagATCCCTCATTACGTACCATCTCACCACCTCGGTCTACTAACATCTCTCTACCCTCGTGATAATCGGAGGCAGTGTATACATCCCCTCTGTGCTTGTTTGTGATGTGTTTTAGATCTattcacttgtattattgtttatgttgattttatgtaaagcaccttgagctgcaattcttgtctGAAAAGTGCTatgtaaataaagtcttacttacttacttacttgtcTGCAGAGTACGCTGGCCGTGTGGGTCAAGTGGCCCGGGCATTCCAGCACCCCTCAGCTGGAGGGCAAGAACAGACAGTATGGCTCTGTGTGCCACCAGGATCCCAGGTGAGACACCGGCACTCTGTGCACAAAGCCTGCTGCACTCGCATGCTGACTGTCAAGCATTGAGATCTGACTTCCAGCCAGTGGATTGTATTCCATGACGTATGTTCTCATCCCAGGATTTGTCTCGAGCCGGCCTCCGTGTCGCCTCACGAATGGCCCGATGACATCACCAAGTGGCCAGTAAGTATTGGCAGAAGCGCCATGCTCTCTTCGCCCGAGGATGAGAGTTCAAAGGAGCTCGGAAGTATCTTACTTTGCCTGTGTTTTGTGCCTTCAGATTTGCACCCGGTACAACACAGGGAACCACACCAACTTGCCTCACATAGACTGTACTATCACAGGCCGGCCCTGCTGCATCGGCACTAAAGGAAGGTGAGAGAAACCCACACCTGAACCCAGAACTTCTAAAAAACACCAAGACCAAACCCTCAAGGCCATACCGGTCTCTTCATTTGCACACTGGTGTCCACAATGCAGTGGCCCTGAACCCAGACAGCAAAGGTGTCACCATCGCCAGGTTGAACTGACTCTGGTTTCACTGCTCCTCAGGTGTGAGATCACGTCCCGGGAATATTGTGATTTCATGAAGGGCTACTTTCACGAGGAAGCTACTCTTTGCTCCCAAGTAAGCATCTTTCTCTACCCATCCCATGTCCCTCAACAGATGAGGTGAACATTGTACCAACACTACCTGCATTGTACCTGTGTAACAGTAGGTTACTAATACAGATGCATGTCAATTTGGTCAAAGTCCCTCTGCACAACAACCAGACCTGGCCAGTCCAGACTTTGACATGGTCCAGACAGTTCACCTAAAAGCACCTATTCCAAGTAGGTTAATAAGTCTGACTGTTGTGGAGTCTGCTGTGGAGATTACTAAGTGTTTAATCAAAATAGAGGGTGCCAACGTGGCTATTCTAAACTGACTGGGCACATGTTGCTTTCAGTAATCCCCTTTGCACAGTTCTGACCTGAACAGAGGGCACAGACTGTATGTAATCTGAGTGCCCAGACTGAACGTGTTACATTCTTGTTGGCGTTCTATTATATAGCACCGACATCCTCAGTGTACTTGTCCACGCATATTTACATGGCGCTTCTACAGAAAGACGCAGGAACGCATGACTTCCTGCTTCATACGTGGTGTGTGTCGTGCTTCTCTTTCTGTCAGGTGCACTGCATGGATGACGTGTGTGGCCT
Above is a window of Hypomesus transpacificus isolate Combined female chromosome 17, fHypTra1, whole genome shotgun sequence DNA encoding:
- the rhbdf1a gene encoding inactive rhomboid protein 1 isoform X2, translated to MAEPRRESTSSLQRKKPPWLKLDIPTVQVSLDEPATFVQRQGFLRSISMPVETTHLQSPPLFDSRRPALQRQSSITQTIKSSRRVHFERINTVPVKGQRAARHAPRKHHSLSRTLLRGTADWFGVSKDGDATQKWQRKSLRHCSMRYGKLKPQVIREMDLPSQDNISLTSTETPPPLYVPSSQYGMQKIVDPLARGRAFRMVEEVDGYSVPQTPITPGAASLCSFTSSRSGLNRLPRRRKRESVAKMSFRAAAALVKGRSLRDNTLRRAQRRSFTPASFMEEDVVDFPDELDTSFFARDCMMHEELSTYADEVFESLSEASIKDAEPSSKLEETELTGSALDKTELERSHLMLPLERGWRKAKEGTPGPPKVPLRQEVVSVNGQRRGQRIVVPVKKLFAREKRPYGLGMVGKLTNRTYRKRIDSYVKRQIEDMDDHRPFFTYWITFVHLLITILAVCIYGIAPVGFSQHETVDSVLRNKGVYENVKFVQQENFWIGPSSESLIHLGAKFSPCMRQDQQVHSLIREKRAIERNSACCVRNDRSGCVQTSEEECSSTLAVWVKWPGHSSTPQLEGKNRQYGSVCHQDPRICLEPASVSPHEWPDDITKWPICTRYNTGNHTNLPHIDCTITGRPCCIGTKGRCEITSREYCDFMKGYFHEEATLCSQVHCMDDVCGLLPFLNPEIPDQFYRLWLSLFLHAGILHCMVSVCFQMTILRDLEKLAGWLRISIIYILSGITGNLASAIFLPYRAEVGPAGSQFGILACLFVELIQSWQILAQPWRAFTKLLCVVLFLFAFGLLPWIDNFAHICGFVSGFFLSFAFLPYISFGRMDMYRKRCQIMVFLLVFVGLFAGLVVLFYVYPIKCEWCELLTCIPFTDKFCEKYDLNAHLH
- the rhbdf1a gene encoding inactive rhomboid protein 1 isoform X1, with the protein product MAEPRRESTSSLQRKKPPWLKLDIPTVQVSLDEPATFVQPVKRQGFLRSISMPVETTHLQSPPLFDSRRPALQRQSSITQTIKSSRRVHFERINTVPVKGQRAARHAPRKHHSLSRTLLRGTADWFGVSKDGDATQKWQRKSLRHCSMRYGKLKPQVIREMDLPSQDNISLTSTETPPPLYVPSSQYGMQKIVDPLARGRAFRMVEEVDGYSVPQTPITPGAASLCSFTSSRSGLNRLPRRRKRESVAKMSFRAAAALVKGRSLRDNTLRRAQRRSFTPASFMEEDVVDFPDELDTSFFARDCMMHEELSTYADEVFESLSEASIKDAEPSSKLEETELTGSALDKTELERSHLMLPLERGWRKAKEGTPGPPKVPLRQEVVSVNGQRRGQRIVVPVKKLFAREKRPYGLGMVGKLTNRTYRKRIDSYVKRQIEDMDDHRPFFTYWITFVHLLITILAVCIYGIAPVGFSQHETVDSVLRNKGVYENVKFVQQENFWIGPSSESLIHLGAKFSPCMRQDQQVHSLIREKRAIERNSACCVRNDRSGCVQTSEEECSSTLAVWVKWPGHSSTPQLEGKNRQYGSVCHQDPRICLEPASVSPHEWPDDITKWPICTRYNTGNHTNLPHIDCTITGRPCCIGTKGRCEITSREYCDFMKGYFHEEATLCSQVHCMDDVCGLLPFLNPEIPDQFYRLWLSLFLHAGILHCMVSVCFQMTILRDLEKLAGWLRISIIYILSGITGNLASAIFLPYRAEVGPAGSQFGILACLFVELIQSWQILAQPWRAFTKLLCVVLFLFAFGLLPWIDNFAHICGFVSGFFLSFAFLPYISFGRMDMYRKRCQIMVFLLVFVGLFAGLVVLFYVYPIKCEWCELLTCIPFTDKFCEKYDLNAHLH
- the rhbdf1a gene encoding inactive rhomboid protein 1 isoform X3 is translated as MAEPRRESTSSLQRKKPPWLKLDIPTVQVSLDEPATFVQPVKRQGFLRSISMPVETTHLQSPPLFDSRRPALQRQSSITQTIKRGTADWFGVSKDGDATQKWQRKSLRHCSMRYGKLKPQVIREMDLPSQDNISLTSTETPPPLYVPSSQYGMQKIVDPLARGRAFRMVEEVDGYSVPQTPITPGAASLCSFTSSRSGLNRLPRRRKRESVAKMSFRAAAALVKGRSLRDNTLRRAQRRSFTPASFMEEDVVDFPDELDTSFFARDCMMHEELSTYADEVFESLSEASIKDAEPSSKLEETELTGSALDKTELERSHLMLPLERGWRKAKEGTPGPPKVPLRQEVVSVNGQRRGQRIVVPVKKLFAREKRPYGLGMVGKLTNRTYRKRIDSYVKRQIEDMDDHRPFFTYWITFVHLLITILAVCIYGIAPVGFSQHETVDSVLRNKGVYENVKFVQQENFWIGPSSESLIHLGAKFSPCMRQDQQVHSLIREKRAIERNSACCVRNDRSGCVQTSEEECSSTLAVWVKWPGHSSTPQLEGKNRQYGSVCHQDPRICLEPASVSPHEWPDDITKWPICTRYNTGNHTNLPHIDCTITGRPCCIGTKGRCEITSREYCDFMKGYFHEEATLCSQVHCMDDVCGLLPFLNPEIPDQFYRLWLSLFLHAGILHCMVSVCFQMTILRDLEKLAGWLRISIIYILSGITGNLASAIFLPYRAEVGPAGSQFGILACLFVELIQSWQILAQPWRAFTKLLCVVLFLFAFGLLPWIDNFAHICGFVSGFFLSFAFLPYISFGRMDMYRKRCQIMVFLLVFVGLFAGLVVLFYVYPIKCEWCELLTCIPFTDKFCEKYDLNAHLH